In Chryseobacterium lactis, a single genomic region encodes these proteins:
- a CDS encoding helix-turn-helix domain-containing protein, with protein sequence MKIFIKNMVCNRCIAAVENIFNTTGVQTDSIILGEVETKSEIPAEKIQIIEKQLLENGFERIMDSAHQLIEKIKNLIIVKVSELDIDEDFLLSEFLSSKLHKDYSSLSKTFSQNENITLEQFFILQKIEKVKELLLYNEFNLTEIAGKLGYKSVQHLSTQFRNVTGFTPTEFKKLKDHHRKPLDSL encoded by the coding sequence ATGAAAATTTTCATAAAAAATATGGTCTGCAACCGATGTATTGCAGCTGTTGAAAATATTTTCAATACCACAGGTGTGCAGACCGACTCAATTATATTAGGAGAAGTAGAAACGAAATCTGAAATCCCTGCCGAAAAGATTCAGATCATTGAAAAACAACTGCTCGAAAACGGCTTTGAAAGAATTATGGATTCTGCGCACCAATTGATTGAGAAAATAAAAAACCTGATCATTGTAAAAGTCAGTGAACTGGATATTGATGAAGATTTTTTGCTTTCTGAATTTTTAAGCTCAAAGCTTCATAAAGATTACAGTTCTCTTTCAAAAACCTTTTCACAAAACGAAAACATTACGTTAGAACAATTCTTTATCCTGCAAAAAATTGAAAAAGTAAAAGAACTTCTTTTATATAATGAGTTCAACTTAACGGAAATTGCTGGAAAGCTTGGTTATAAAAGTGTTCAGCACTTATCTACCCAATTTCGTAATGTGACCGGATTTACCCCAACAGAATTTAAAAAACTCAAAGATCATCACAGAAAACCGCTAGACAGTCTATAG
- a CDS encoding acyl-CoA thioesterase has protein sequence MNYHTRKWVKPEDLNPNHSLFGGRLLQWIDEEAALYAIIQLENTKVVTKFISEINFVSSAKQGDIIEIGIEATHFGSSSVTLKCDVRNKMTHQTIITVDKIVMVNLDNEGNPSPHGKTQIEFVKDRLNGSL, from the coding sequence ATGAACTACCATACCAGAAAATGGGTAAAACCAGAAGATTTAAATCCCAATCATTCTCTTTTTGGAGGAAGATTGCTTCAATGGATCGATGAAGAAGCAGCGTTGTATGCAATCATCCAATTAGAAAACACAAAAGTAGTTACCAAATTCATCTCCGAAATCAATTTCGTAAGTTCTGCCAAACAAGGTGATATTATAGAAATCGGAATTGAGGCGACCCATTTCGGTTCCTCTTCCGTTACGTTAAAGTGTGATGTCAGAAACAAAATGACCCATCAGACCATTATTACCGTTGATAAAATTGTGATGGTTAATCTTGATAATGAAGGAAACCCTTCTCCTCATGGTAAAACCCAGATCGAATTTGTAAAAGATAGGTTAAACGGCAGCCTATGA